In the Bacteroidota bacterium genome, CCCCGCCATAACCATGCGCATGCTGGCCGAAGAAAACAAATCCGGTACCATCGAATTACTACTTACAAAAGCAGTAACCGACTGGCAAGTAATTTTCGGAAAATTTTTGGCTTGCTTGGTGCTTATTGGTCTCGCGCTTGCGCTTACATTGCCCTATTATATTTCGGTATGGAAACTCGGTCCCATCGACCATGGCTCAGTTTGGGCCGGATACTTGGGACTATTGCTCATGTCGGCAACCTACATCAGTATCGGAATATTCACCAGCAGCATTACCAACAACCAGATTGTTGCCTTTTTATTGGCAATTTTTATCGGCATATTTTTCCATGTAATTTTTGATGTATTGGCACAAAGTTTTACCGGCACCATTGGTGGATTCTTCAACTACTTGAGCCTATCCTCGCACTTTGAATCCATTTCCAGGGGAGTAATCGATAGCAAAGACCTGGTGTATTTTTTCTCTGTAATATTTCTTGGACTTATTTTATCTGAAATTACCTTATCAAAACGAAACATCGCAGAATAATCCGTATGAAAACAAAAAAATCTATACTCAACTTTATACTTCTCTCCCTTGGCGTATTGGTGCTTATTAACGTGCTTTCAGACCGGTATTTTTTCCGACTCGACTTTACAGCTGACAAGCGCTATACGCTCAATAAAGCCACTACCGATATATTAAGCAGCTTAACTCAACCGGTTACAGTTAAAGCTTATTTCTCCGAAAATTTACCGCCTGATGTGGCCAAAACCCGTCGTGATTTTAAAGAGTTATTGGTGGAATATGCCAATCGTTCTAATGGCAAAATTGTGTATCAATTCATCAATCCGAATGAAAAGGAAGAAATAGAGCAACAAGCAGCTCAAGCAGGTATACAACCCGTCATGATTAATGTACGCGAAAAAGATCAGGTAAAGCAACAAAAAGCCTATTTAGGTGCGGAATTGCAAATGGGCGATCGTACTGAAGTTATCCCCTTTATGCAACCCGGAGCAGCCATGGAGTTTGCGCTTTCCTCGAGCATAAAAAAATTGTCGGTGCAAAACAAACCGGTTATAGGCCTGCTCCAAGGCCATGGCGAACCCAATTTGCAAGCGCTCC is a window encoding:
- a CDS encoding ABC transporter permease subunit → MNKIWIIAKRELASFFDSLMAYIMLVAFLGFSGFFTWLYGADIFLRNQADLQVFFSIAYWTLFFFIPAITMRMLAEENKSGTIELLLTKAVTDWQVIFGKFLACLVLIGLALALTLPYYISVWKLGPIDHGSVWAGYLGLLLMSATYISIGIFTSSITNNQIVAFLLAIFIGIFFHVIFDVLAQSFTGTIGGFFNYLSLSSHFESISRGVIDSKDLVYFFSVIFLGLILSEITLSKRNIAE